The Sebastes umbrosus isolate fSebUmb1 chromosome 19, fSebUmb1.pri, whole genome shotgun sequence genome has a segment encoding these proteins:
- the LOC119477879 gene encoding sphingosine 1-phosphate receptor 3, giving the protein MINPQIYLHYNYTGKLDNRPSFGANTGTVDAKTIVFLVICSFIVLENLTVLVAIWGNHRFHNRMYFFIGNLALCDMLAGVAYLVNLLLSGEKTLQLSPALWFVREGSMFVALGASIFSLLAIAIERHLTMIKMRPYEANKNYRVFLLIGACWLIAISLGALPILGWNCLDNLPDCSTVLPLYTKKYVAFCIILYMLLLLAMSVLYARIYILVKSSSQKVSKNRNSEHAMSLLRTVIIVVGAFIACWTPLFVLLLVDVACVQRCPILYKADWFIGLAVLNSATNPVIYTLASREMRRAFLGLVCGVCYRGRASVNGSVNRQSLEPSRSRSKSWSSMNNPNQNQQSSRQAELDKGQETDTGEVTVVAGGATQAVIESGRND; this is encoded by the coding sequence ATGATCAACCCTCAGATATACCTCCACTACAACTACACGGGAAAGCTGGATAACCGGCCCAGCTTCGGCGCGAACACCGGCACCGTGGACGCCAAGACCATCGTGTTCCTCGTCATATGCAGCTTCATCGTCCTGGAGAACCTCACCGTGCTGGTGGCCATATGGGGCAACCACCGGTTCCACAACCGCATGTACTTCTTCATCGGCAACCTGGCGCTGTGCGACATGCTGGCCGGAGTCGCCTACCTGGTCAACCTGCTCCTGTCGGGAGAGAAGACCCTGCAGCTCTCGCCTGCTCTCTGGTTTGTCAGAGAGGGGAGCATGTTTGTGGCACTCGGCGCCTCCATTTTCAGTCTCCTGGCTATCGCTATAGAGCGACACCTGACTATGATCAAAATGAGGCCTTATGAGGCCAACAAGAACTACAGAGTGTTTCTGCTCATAGGGGCCTGTTGGTTGATCGCTATCTCTCTTGGAGCTTTGCCTATTCTAGGCTGGAACTGCCTGGACAACCTTCCCGACTGCTCCACAGTCCTCCCTCTCTACACCAAGAAATATGTAGCTTTCTGCATCATCCTTTACATGCTTTTGCTCTTAGCCATGTCGGTCCTTTACGCCCGCATCTACATCCTGGTTAAGTCCAGCAGCCAGAAGGTGAGCAAGAACAGGAACTCTGAGCACGCAATGTCCTTGCTGCGCACCGTCATCATTGTAGTCGGGGCCTTCATCGCCTGCTGGACGCCCCTCTTCGTGCTGCTCCTGGTGGACGTGGCGTGCGTGCAGCGCTGCCCCATCCTCTACAAGGCCGACTGGTTCATCGGACTGGCCGTGCTCAACTCGGCCACGAACCCGGTGATTTACACCCTGGCCAGCCGCGAGATGAGGCGAGCCTTCTTGGGTTTGGTGTGTGGCGTTTGCTACCGGGGGAGGGCTTCCGTGAACGGCAGCGTGAACAGGCAGTCTCTGGAGCCCAGCCGCAGCAGGAGCAAGTCGTGGAGCAGCATGAACAACCCcaaccagaaccagcagagCTCCAGGCAGGCGGAGCTGGACAAGGGGCAGGAGACAGACACCGGCGAGGTGACGGTGGTGGCTGGAGGGGCCACTCAGGCCGTCATTGAGAGTGGCAGAAATGACTGA
- the LOC119477874 gene encoding zinc finger and BTB domain-containing protein 7C, which produces MVHHREEDLIGIPFPNHSSDVLCSLNEQRREGLLCDVILIVRDQEYRTHRSVLAACSQYFKKLFTVATADGGDHHHMAAVYEIDFVAPEPLTAILEFAYTSTLTVTASNVKEILNAAQMLEIPCIINVCLEIMDSGGEGGGGGGGEGGRAEEGEEEEEDAEEDEEEEEEEDEEEDEGSRKDEQEDEEDNVSERSLQSSESRGEQTPPGTEDSPPPSTSTYHQQFDLHRGSSQSQSPDAMRGKQESMESRALKDFSIESLLQEGLYPRMSTLDRRANFSPLLPGFYPSMWAAEFPAFPKQLLDPSHHQHPHAGASPQTRLPHAFPTSTPLEASRPLDLAVKREIIKEEMKEEIPLSLLHGNFLKEFVSSGLGGNMNAGSAPSEGHALGPIKDEADFRSYLSFLSSASHLGALFPPWQLEEERKMKPKASQQCPICNKVIQGAGKLPRHMRTHTGEKPYMCTICEVRFTRQDKLKIHMRKHTGERPYICLHCNSKFVHNYDLKNHLRIHTGVRPYQCEHCYKSFTRSDHLHRHIKRQSCRISRPRRGRKPAAWRSTPAGNFLCPPAAATNNRFEENGLSPAYQGVKSHGLGEMLGSRGLGFKSGDGAGREERRAEGKRVAEEEKAGAGRQRGVFAFALAGEEVLTHSPFYAATSDPWTMRLERAPPIPEPAK; this is translated from the exons ATGGTTCATCACAGAGAAGAGGATCTGATCGGGATCCCCTTCCCGAACCACAGCAGTGACGTCCTCTGCAGCCTCAATGAGCAGCGTCGTGAAGGTCTGCTCTGCGATGTCATCCTCATCGTCCGCGACCAAGAGTACCGTACCCACCGCTCCGTTCTGGCTGCCTGCAGCCAGTACTTCAAGAAGCTCTTCACGGTCGCCACCGCTGACGGCGGGGACCACCATCACATGGCGGCCGTGTACGAAATCGACTTTGTGGCTCCGGAGCCTCTCACGGCCATCCTGGAGTTCGCCTACACCTCCACTCTGACCGTGACGGCGTCCAACGTCAAAGAGATCCTGAATGCGGCCCAGATGCTGGAGATTCCCTGCATCATCAACGTTTGCCTGGAGATCATGGACAGCGGGGGtgaaggtggtggtggaggaggaggagaaggagggagagcggaggagggagaagaagaagaggaggatgcagaggaggacgaggaggaggaagaggaggaggacgaagaggaggatgaggggtcAAGGAAGGACGagcaggaggacgaggaggacaaCGTCAGCGAGAGGTCGCTGCAGTCGTCGGAGAGCAGGGGGGAGCAGACGCCTCCGGGGACGGAGGACTCGCCGCCTCCCAGCACCTCCACGTACCACCAGCAGTTTGACCTGCACAGAGGGTCGTCACAGTCACAGTCTCCGGACGCCATGAGAGGAAAACAG GAGAGTATGGAGAGTCGGGCTCTGAAGGATTTCTCCATCGAGTCTCTTCTCCAGGAGGGTCTCTACCCCCGGATGTCAACACTGGACAGGAGGGCcaacttctctcctctcctcccaggcTTCTACCCCTCCATGTGGGCCGCAGAGTTCCCAGCCTTCCCCAAGCAGCTCCTGGACCCCAGCCACCACCAGCATCCCCACGCAGGAGCCTCGCCGCAAACCCGGCTGCCCCACGCCTTTCCCACCTCTACGCCGCTCGAGGCCTCCAGGCCCCTGGATCTAGCTGTGAAAAGAGAGATCATAAAGGAGGAGATGAAAGAGGAGATCCCGCTCAGTCTGCTCCACGGCAACTTCCTGAAGGAGTTTGTCAGCTCGGGCCTGGGCGGCAACATGAACGCTGGGTCGGCGCCGTCAGAAGGTCACGCTCTGGGTCCGATAAAGGACGAAGCCGACTTTCGGTCGTACCTGAGCTTCCTGAGCTCCGCGTCCCACCTGGGGGCGCTGTTCCCTCCCtggcagctggaggaggagaggaagatgaagcCCAAAGCGTCGCAGCAGTGTCCGATCTGCAACAAGGTCATCCAAGGAGCTGGGAAACTGCCGCGACACATGAGGACGCATACGGGGGAGAAACCGTACATGTGCACTATCTGTGAAGTACGATTCACCAG ACAAGACAAACTCAAGATCCACATGAGGAAGCACACAGGTGAGCGCCCCTACATCTGCCTCCACTGCAACTCCAAGTTTGTCCACAACTACGACCTGAAGAACCACCTGCGCATCCACACGGGCGTCCGTCCGTACCAGTGCGAACACTGCTACAAGAGCTTCACGCGGTCTGACCACCTACATCGACACATCAAGAGGCAGAGCTGCCGCATCTCCCGCCCTCGGCGGGGACGCAAACCAGCTGCTTGGCGGTCCACGCCCGCCGGCAACTTCCTGTGCCCCCCCGCCGCGGCCACCAACAACCGGTTTGAGGAGAATGGGTTAAGCCCCGCATACCAGGGAGTCAAGAGTCACGGACTTGGGGAGATGCTCGGCAGCAGGGGTCTGGGATTTAAGAGCGGGGACGGCGCAGGCAGGGAGGAACGGCGAGCGGAGGGGAAGCGTGTCgcggaggaggagaaggccGGAGCAGGGAGGCAGAGGGGAGTGTTTGCCTTCGCCCTGGCTGGAGAAGAAGTGCTTACCCACTCTCCATTTTATGCtgcgacctctgacccctggaCCATGAGACTGGAGCGTGCTCCACCCATCCCTGAGCCGGCCAAATGA